One Nicotiana tabacum cultivar K326 chromosome 23, ASM71507v2, whole genome shotgun sequence genomic window, AAAAGTCTTTTAAATCAAAACATACTTGAAGTTTGGCTCAGTGAGACACCAGCTGCAGTCGAAGAAgcaaaatatagaaaagaaatgTGCTGTCATCTCAGATTGTTTAATCAACAGTATCTGCAATATTTTCAGTTCATTGTTCACTGTACAACAACCTCAACCTCCATCCCCAAAAGGGTGAAAGCGGAGGAGATAAAGGGCCCTAAACCTATTTAATTTGCAAGCTTGCTTCTTTTGTACTCTCTTCTATGGGACAGCATAAATATACATGTTTGGTACCACAAATGTCTTGTTGAAGGATCAGCTATACATTGAATCACTTGAAGCTAGCTTCCACGAACAAATGACTCCTTTCATGGCTCAGGGTTGGTTATAAAATTCGATCTTAGGCACTCAACATTTTACAAACAGCTGTAGTGACCAGAGATGCTATGGTGAAGAAGGCCAAAAGATTCACTGGGAAGTAAGCTTCATCTTTGAAACAATAGACTCAAGGCCGGGCAGAGGTAATATTGATCAGCTGAACGACATCGACAATGGATGAAGTTCTGCTCAATAAGCTATTTTATTTCCCAAGTCCCCAACCCCCACCCTTCCACGGGATCCTTATTGCACAAATCAGCTTCCTTCAAAGTTACAAAGATAAACAGATTTACAAGAAAACCCAGTAAACAATGAAACTGGGAAGTTTCCCGTGAATGTTGtatcttttaattttttcaaCCTCGAATGTTGTATCTGACAAATACAACATCATGCTTCACCTGTGCGACCTTCCAAAGGAGGGCATGGGTTTAGATCTAGTGAAGGAACCAGTTTCACATGATCCCTTAGGAGTTGCTGAGACACTCGATTGGCCAGCACCGACTGCCCATCGAAAAGCTCTCCTGTCGTAGGCCTCCCGAACTGCTTTCCAAGAGCATCATTTTGAGAGGATGCCAATTCCCGGAAAGCATGAGATCCTGATGGTGTCCCTCGTAAAACATCAGGATCCCAGTACGAAGGCCCATTCATATAAGGACTCTGTGGAAGTGGTGCTGCCTCCTGTAAGTAAACTGACTGATTAAGGTGATGAAATGGGATAGCACCAGTCCCTCCAGAGAGAGGTGTTGATGAGCCAGACATGGTGATAGGACTTGATATGGGTGAAGGAGACATCCTCCCATTTAGGTGTTGAGGTGACCTTGGATGTAAAAGAGGGCTACCAATCGGCGAGACAGGGCATGATATGTTCCTTGTAATGTTGATATCACTGGAGATCAAAGAGGAATATCAGTAATCACAAAGATAAGTACTGCCTCCATTCTTTTTCTCTATTATATTCAGAATTATAACTTGAATGGCAATTGCTTTCTTCAGAAAGagactcaattaaaaatcaaagaactaaagaaatttgaaataatCAAGAGAAAAGAACCTGCAGTGAAAATTAGATTTTGAAACTCTGGATGAATGGATTGCAAGTCTTTCTGATTCTGACGTAGGTGAGTTCCTTGCCTGTCCAATGCCCTAAGATTCATAAAGAACACACCCGTAAGTTTAAACCATGCCACATAAGTCCAAGATGAAGATGTATAATGTTTTCGATCTACTGTAAGTTTCACTTGGAATTACTTTTTTGTGCATTCAGACATCATGAATTTAATATGCAGTTATCAATCTTTTGCACTCCCTTTTTTTCGGATATGCTGCACCATGAGCATCCTCCATCTAGATCTCCTTATGGATACCGACACAAGTCAATTTCATTTCCTTTAAGCAtaaaagtttcacttctattttcTTTCTGTCTCTCTTCTTTCAAGGGTGAGCAACTTACTCTCAAATGAATCAAGAAGCGAAAAGcaagtcaattttttttttcaaagtagaGGTTCACTTCTATTTTCTGTGTCTTTTTTCTAAGAGTGAAGCATCTTACTCTGTTATGAACCAAGAAGCTAACAAGAACTAGGCTCACCAATCTCGATTACCTTCAAGGAAAGCAATGACAAAAGAGATGGCATTCTAACATAAAACACATTTATGCTTAAGAAGGCACATGCACAGACATCAGAGGTAGCTCACTGCTTTTGTTTGAATACAGGGGAAGAGAAGCAAGGATGGGGAATGACAGGACTAAAATTTTTAAGTTTGGTCATCCAAATGAACCTAGCTTGTTAATCTCGTCAAAAGAAGCAGCTTCGTCAAAAGAAGCAGCTTTTAGCCACACGACAGAATGCAATACAACTGGTCAGCAAGTAGAAAGTTTCTCACTGTTCCTCTTTTAACTTGTCTAGTAAATCCATTatctttctctttttaattttaagTACTTCGATTGCTAAAAGATTCCTATCcgaaggaaaaaggaaaggaaaaaaaaagttcaTGGTTCCAGAAAAGATAACAGAAACTAATTGGTGATACCCAAGGAAAATATATTGTAAGAACCCGTTTCCTCCCCTAGCCACTGTAGAGAAAAGCTACAAACTCTACTACACAGATTATTTAGCACACATCCAACAATATAAACCTTGACCATATTTACATACCAGTTAAATCACATCTACTTTTCCAGAATGAAACGATCTTTTTTCTAAGAACTAGCCATTCTCTGAGTCCTATGTGACAAGTTCATATAACTGAATTATTATCGGCATATGAGATTGATTACTGTATGAACTCCAAATATAGACGCTTGAACTAATCTTAACCAGGAATGGACCTTAACAATATACGCGGTCAACagatttaaaataaagaaagccCGCCTGAATATTGGATACATGTACCCAATCAGTTAATTTTGCCAAAACTAATTGCTGATTCAGAATACATCATATTAATGATCATTTTACTGATAGAAGAATAAATGTGCCAGTGTACTTTTACAAGTACCGTCATCACAACTTTCCTGTTTCTGAAAAgctaagttgctccgacatggCAGTTTAGATGCCGCACCCGTGTTGACACGACACTAGTATTGGTGTGAGTATGGGATCTGTGCCGGATCTGGTCAaataattttgggtactttgaccacgacggACGGAAATATTCGAGACGAGATACATTTGATTCccaaaatcagaaccaaaactagggtaaatttttaaaaaatagcatATCTCATCTAGGAAATCAATcatttacttatctacaactcgagaataaaaaagaaatccacaTTTTACAAGCTATACATAAGTATCCcataaaatttctcataatttagagatttttttttttttgaattattttagccGGATCCCCACACTCGTTTCCGTACTAGGATCCGCATCCctgaatcttagaatttacatttCAAAGATCCGCACATGTATCGGACACCCGCACCCctgtccgagcaacttagctgaaaagaaagagaaaggacTTCCAAAGTCTTATTGATGGGAAGAAAAGAAGACTAAAATAAACAGAAGTGTACCTGAGATTTTACGCCATTTATTCCTGCATATGGAGGATCAGAAGATGCAGGAGAAACATTTGGCTTCTCCAGAGTTGCAGCATTTTTCACAAAAGGATGCTCTAATAGTTGAGCAGCAGTAGGACGATGACGGGGCTCACGCTGCAAGCACTTCCTCACAAAATCTTTTCCTTCATCTGAGAGATGTTCTGGTATAGCTGGGAGTTCTTTACTATTCCCAATCTTAAACATAGCAGCAACCTTTGGGCCCATCAAACACCACATATTAGAGGTTAAGGGAATAAATTGTGTTGTACAACTTGCAATCTCAAATTAAATTACAGCAAAACTCAATCCCCAGACAAATTCCAGAAGAAAAAAAAGACGAAATGCTCAACTAATGTTCTCTAGGCCAAATTACTCACCCCTTCGTACTGGCTAAAAGGAGGCTTGGATGTAGCCATTTCTAAGACGGTGCATCCAAGGCTCCATATATCAACAGCAAGGTTGCACCCACTAGAATTCTTTATAACCTGAAACATTAGCAAACAGGCACTTTGAAGTCAAACTATAAGCAACCAAGGCACATGCAAAAATTTTAAGTACTGCCCAAATCAAATCCTCACCTCGGGGGCCATCCAGTAAGGGCTTCCCTTGAATGATAATGGACATGATT contains:
- the LOC107764530 gene encoding mitogen-activated protein kinase kinase kinase YODA — encoded protein: MCAMKEVTLFSDDAKSKESAKQLAQEIALLSRLRHPNIVQYYGTETVGDKLYIYLEYVSGGSIYKLLQEYGAFGETAIRSYTQQILSGLAYLHAKNTVHRDIKGANILVDPNGRIKLADFGMAKHITGQSCPLSFKGSPYWMAPEVIKNSSGCNLAVDIWSLGCTVLEMATSKPPFSQYEGVAAMFKIGNSKELPAIPEHLSDEGKDFVRKCLQREPRHRPTAAQLLEHPFVKNAATLEKPNVSPASSDPPYAGINGVKSQGIGQARNSPTSESERLAIHSSRVSKSNFHCSDINITRNISCPVSPIGSPLLHPRSPQHLNGRMSPSPISSPITMSGSSTPLSGGTGAIPFHHLNQSVYLQEAAPLPQSPYMNGPSYWDPDVLRGTPSGSHAFRELASSQNDALGKQFGRPTTGELFDGQSVLANRVSQQLLRDHVKLVPSLDLNPCPPLEGRTGEA